In a single window of the Bradyrhizobium erythrophlei genome:
- a CDS encoding SIR2 family protein translates to MSDQVEQPLVEAIAGGRAVLFLGAGASRGATKPDGTRIPLADDLKKVIAKELLGPGYDGFDFAQVCDFAASMRSGRELQQLIHHELIGFDPSPFHKLIPTFVWGGIVTTNYDLIIEDAYKAVGSPAQTLVVNRKDGDGAAERLGERGVLYVKIHGCITQYQDMKPPLVASTEQVLNHREGRSGQIAQFLEWARTKTLIFAGYGMSDHNFRSIFDEIRREGDAHPIHYLVRPGILQAEENYWRDRRVKCINLDFENFLKQIDTKINSAIRPLAQIAAAQSNTTFTRFISRAHVRETLSLVRYLGAQCKHVSTETPSGIGTAAKFYKGFELDWYPVATSLDVSRRLTRDIFDEFIVSTQKISSPRFAAVKGHAGSGKSIILRRLAWDAAHSSDRLVFWVGSGEDLDRDAFEEIAGLTNQTIYIFVDDLASDANAFSRFYIHAQRQKWPIVVIGSVRVNEWNMRCEELESLTDEEFELGYLSEFEIEGLLRLLAIHDCLGHLQKLSSEEQKKKLKELWGRQLLVALHEATENAEFREILADEYKKLFPVDARLLYLDICSLHRFGPPVRAGLISRVHGINFEQFNEKFFKPLEQVIHLTRDAKSQDWVYRARHPVIANLVYEVALPTTQERFDNLIRILSKLNRSYSYDREVLAELIRGSRLSELFKDRRMGSSIYDAAEKIFGEDSHIFHQRGIYEMRLAGDVSALDRANRYLEDALELSPGNPTIKHSLAEIALRYSSVSSNEVEKASWIRNAESQANALIKNTRTSHPHHTLAKAAIAGARDAIERAEKDDNALTQEGVAQALKNAEDVLRSGLQKFPNDDRLLNEEATLGEILKNATRALSALRKASDANPRSELIARRYSRTLRAKGQTSEAINVLRKTLDLNQGSQFLHFELARALMEEAPDADIMQRDTILYHLQRSVAPGDRNNEARFWLARHLCICGKAEVANTLFEDLKKLPVPFRQKQGIRGIVKSASGDPVEYYGQVYSKRPGFGFLRGDQDGLETFFSPDQANGAFETIEDGQRVRYHLGFTLRGPTALDVQPIDQ, encoded by the coding sequence ATGTCCGACCAAGTTGAGCAGCCGTTGGTTGAGGCGATAGCCGGCGGTCGCGCGGTGCTTTTCCTGGGAGCTGGCGCCTCTCGCGGCGCAACGAAGCCTGACGGAACCAGGATACCGCTCGCCGATGATCTGAAGAAAGTTATCGCAAAAGAGCTGTTAGGGCCGGGGTATGACGGCTTCGATTTTGCTCAAGTTTGTGATTTCGCGGCTTCTATGCGCAGCGGCCGGGAACTGCAGCAGTTGATTCATCACGAGCTGATAGGTTTCGACCCGTCTCCTTTCCACAAGTTGATACCAACCTTTGTTTGGGGAGGGATCGTCACGACAAATTACGATCTGATTATCGAAGACGCATACAAAGCGGTCGGGTCTCCTGCTCAAACTCTGGTCGTCAACCGTAAAGACGGGGATGGTGCGGCGGAGCGGCTTGGTGAGCGAGGCGTGCTATATGTGAAGATTCACGGCTGCATTACGCAATATCAAGATATGAAGCCGCCGCTTGTTGCAAGCACCGAGCAAGTCCTCAATCACCGCGAAGGGCGAAGCGGTCAAATAGCACAATTTCTCGAATGGGCCCGGACAAAGACACTCATCTTCGCTGGCTACGGCATGTCAGACCATAACTTTCGGTCTATTTTTGATGAAATTCGACGCGAAGGCGACGCACACCCAATTCACTATCTCGTGCGTCCAGGCATACTTCAAGCTGAAGAAAACTACTGGAGAGATCGCCGCGTAAAATGCATAAATTTAGACTTTGAGAATTTCCTCAAACAGATTGACACAAAGATCAACTCTGCAATCAGACCGCTTGCTCAGATTGCGGCAGCGCAATCAAACACGACGTTCACGCGCTTCATCTCTCGCGCCCATGTCCGGGAAACGCTCTCTCTCGTTCGGTATCTCGGAGCACAATGCAAACACGTTTCTACTGAAACACCTTCCGGAATCGGCACAGCAGCAAAATTCTACAAGGGTTTTGAGCTGGACTGGTACCCCGTTGCAACGTCCTTGGACGTTTCTCGCCGCTTGACGCGCGACATATTCGACGAGTTCATTGTTAGCACGCAAAAAATATCTTCTCCTCGCTTTGCCGCAGTGAAAGGTCACGCAGGAAGCGGCAAAAGCATCATATTGCGACGGCTAGCGTGGGATGCCGCTCACAGCTCCGACCGGTTAGTATTTTGGGTTGGAAGCGGGGAGGATCTGGATCGAGACGCATTTGAAGAAATAGCAGGCCTTACAAACCAAACAATTTACATTTTCGTAGATGACTTGGCTTCTGACGCCAACGCGTTCTCTCGCTTCTACATTCACGCCCAGCGTCAAAAGTGGCCGATTGTTGTGATCGGTAGCGTACGGGTAAACGAATGGAATATGCGCTGTGAAGAACTTGAGTCGCTAACAGATGAGGAGTTCGAGCTTGGATACCTGAGTGAGTTCGAGATCGAAGGTTTGCTTCGCCTGCTTGCCATCCACGACTGCCTCGGGCATTTGCAAAAACTCTCATCCGAAGAGCAGAAAAAAAAGCTAAAAGAGCTTTGGGGTCGTCAGTTGTTAGTCGCTCTACACGAGGCGACGGAAAACGCGGAATTCCGAGAGATACTTGCCGATGAATATAAAAAACTCTTTCCAGTAGATGCGCGCCTTCTGTATCTCGATATCTGCTCTCTACATAGGTTCGGGCCGCCCGTGAGAGCCGGGCTGATCTCTCGCGTGCACGGCATCAACTTCGAGCAGTTCAACGAGAAGTTTTTCAAGCCGCTTGAGCAGGTTATACACCTCACCCGCGATGCCAAATCCCAGGATTGGGTGTACCGCGCCCGCCACCCCGTTATTGCGAACTTAGTTTATGAAGTCGCATTGCCGACCACCCAAGAGCGGTTCGACAACCTCATTCGTATTTTAAGCAAGTTGAACCGCTCCTATTCATATGACCGCGAGGTTCTAGCCGAACTGATTCGTGGATCACGACTATCGGAACTATTCAAAGATCGGAGAATGGGCAGCTCCATCTACGACGCCGCCGAAAAGATATTCGGCGAAGATAGCCATATATTCCACCAGCGAGGCATTTACGAAATGCGCCTCGCCGGCGACGTAAGTGCTCTCGATCGGGCAAACCGGTATCTGGAAGATGCGCTCGAGCTTTCGCCGGGGAATCCGACTATCAAGCATTCGCTTGCTGAAATTGCTTTGAGGTATTCATCCGTCTCCTCGAACGAGGTGGAGAAGGCGTCTTGGATCAGAAATGCAGAGTCGCAGGCAAATGCACTCATAAAAAATACAAGAACGTCCCACCCACATCACACACTGGCGAAAGCAGCTATCGCCGGAGCGCGGGATGCCATTGAGAGAGCAGAAAAAGACGACAACGCTCTTACTCAAGAGGGCGTGGCTCAAGCCCTAAAGAATGCCGAGGATGTCCTGCGTTCTGGCCTGCAGAAATTTCCCAATGACGATCGCCTCCTCAACGAAGAGGCTACGCTCGGTGAGATACTCAAGAACGCGACGCGAGCGCTAAGTGCTCTCCGAAAAGCGTCCGACGCCAATCCGCGTAGCGAATTGATCGCAAGGCGCTATTCTCGGACCCTCCGTGCCAAAGGCCAAACCTCGGAAGCCATTAATGTTCTTCGGAAGACCTTGGACCTTAATCAGGGAAGTCAGTTTCTGCATTTCGAATTGGCCCGAGCATTGATGGAAGAGGCCCCCGACGCTGACATAATGCAGCGCGACACTATACTTTACCATCTTCAGCGATCGGTCGCGCCCGGTGATAGAAACAATGAGGCGAGGTTCTGGCTTGCACGGCATCTTTGTATCTGTGGCAAGGCTGAGGTTGCTAATACGCTTTTCGAAGACTTAAAGAAGCTCCCAGTTCCGTTCCGACAAAAACAAGGCATTCGTGGAATTGTAAAGTCAGCTTCAGGAGATCCAGTCGAGTACTATGGCCAAGTCTATTCAAAGCGACCCGGCTTTGGCTTTCTGCGCGGAGATCAGGACGGGCTCGAGACTTTCTTCAGTCCCGATCAAGCCAACGGTGCTTTTGAAACGATCGAGGATGGTCAAAGAGTAAGATATCACCTGGGGTTTACTCTGAGAGGCCCCACCGCGCTCGACGTACAGCCCATAGACCAATAA
- a CDS encoding DUF6527 family protein, whose amino-acid sequence MKQSFLRAEQVEFIPKELDDGILYVSRRFRTASHRCCCGCGIKIVTPLRETEYKLTEVNGAVSLEPSIGNWNHPCQAHYWIRNNRVVWAAAMTPAQIATGRMHDEAVKAAYFAKVAWPWWKKLWRRILEWPFKKSN is encoded by the coding sequence GTGAAACAGTCCTTTCTTCGTGCGGAGCAGGTCGAATTTATCCCGAAAGAACTTGACGACGGGATTCTATACGTTTCCAGAAGATTTCGAACGGCGAGCCACCGCTGCTGCTGTGGTTGCGGAATAAAAATTGTGACGCCCTTGCGCGAGACGGAATACAAGCTAACAGAAGTCAATGGTGCAGTATCTCTCGAACCCTCAATAGGTAACTGGAATCATCCTTGCCAAGCTCACTATTGGATTAGGAACAATAGAGTTGTATGGGCTGCGGCGATGACGCCCGCTCAGATCGCCACTGGCAGGATGCATGATGAAGCAGTCAAGGCCGCCTATTTTGCCAAGGTGGCTTGGCCGTGGTGGAAAAAATTGTGGCGCCGCATTCTGGAATGGCCATTTAAAAAATCGAATTGA
- a CDS encoding sigma-70 family RNA polymerase sigma factor, whose protein sequence is MDDVTEPPITDLALPDADYLDYDEVIAAIDALSALDRARLDRLELRHLGGTDYVEGDLLHEAVCSAILEDKKCPRTTPFIAFLAQSMRNIAGRQRKKLRRQVPIDGGATRDDDSDDFDIEDDSPGAEVQIIRAENDKRAAEVWATLEPHYRGDEEMQLMLLGWEESMRGKELREFVGVTQERLDYIAKRVRRIAAKHYPKGWPL, encoded by the coding sequence ATGGACGACGTGACCGAGCCGCCCATCACGGATCTGGCCCTGCCCGATGCGGATTACCTTGACTATGACGAGGTGATCGCAGCGATCGACGCCTTGTCAGCCCTGGACCGGGCTCGACTTGACCGGTTGGAGCTGCGCCATCTGGGCGGCACCGACTACGTAGAAGGCGACCTCCTGCATGAAGCCGTCTGCTCGGCTATCCTTGAAGACAAAAAATGCCCTCGCACCACGCCGTTCATCGCCTTTCTTGCCCAATCGATGCGGAACATCGCGGGTAGGCAGCGAAAAAAACTTCGTCGGCAGGTTCCGATAGACGGCGGCGCAACTCGGGATGATGACAGTGATGACTTCGATATCGAGGACGATTCGCCAGGCGCAGAAGTGCAGATCATCCGCGCCGAAAACGATAAGCGTGCGGCCGAGGTCTGGGCCACGCTCGAACCGCACTATCGGGGCGACGAAGAGATGCAGCTGATGCTGCTCGGCTGGGAAGAAAGCATGAGAGGCAAGGAACTTCGCGAGTTTGTCGGAGTGACTCAGGAACGGTTGGATTACATCGCCAAACGGGTCCGGCGGATCGCGGCCAAACACTATCCGAAAGGGTGGCCGTTATGA
- a CDS encoding multiubiquitin domain-containing protein, which yields MKENAVEHLNHENDHGGERREFTIKIAVNGVADEWHHHRITYEEVVALAFPTGPTGGDVRYSVSWTKPDGQEGSLRPGHSIDVVKDMEFDVRNTDKS from the coding sequence ATGAAGGAAAATGCTGTGGAACACCTGAACCATGAAAATGACCATGGCGGCGAACGCCGCGAGTTTACGATCAAAATCGCAGTGAATGGTGTCGCTGACGAGTGGCACCACCATCGCATTACCTACGAGGAGGTTGTTGCGCTGGCTTTTCCCACCGGTCCTACCGGTGGAGACGTTCGCTATAGCGTCTCATGGACCAAACCGGACGGACAGGAAGGGTCCCTCCGTCCGGGACACTCAATCGACGTAGTCAAGGATATGGAATTCGATGTCCGCAACACTGACAAGTCGTAG
- a CDS encoding helix-turn-helix domain-containing protein, whose product MNPRQLLRPISGASGMSGISQEQLAHDAGVDRAYVSRVERAVTYVGLEIIGKLASILEVDPAELFQRPSRSGSRTKVG is encoded by the coding sequence ATGAACCCACGCCAACTTTTGCGACCAATCTCCGGCGCATCCGGCATGAGCGGAATCTCTCAGGAACAACTGGCCCATGACGCCGGGGTGGATCGTGCGTATGTGAGCCGGGTAGAGCGGGCCGTGACCTACGTGGGGTTAGAGATCATCGGGAAGCTGGCCTCCATCCTCGAGGTCGATCCGGCTGAGTTATTCCAGCGACCCTCCAGGTCCGGCTCTCGCACGAAGGTTGGCTAG
- a CDS encoding ThiF family adenylyltransferase, which yields MSATLTSRSPDLERLEAEGFRLRIIQGSANHLLIEGIPAVTSQREVVLGSLYCPLELDAEGKTRIPCSNHQCWWIGEPPCDANGRLMQEMISHNAKEGKGDGIETTVAFSRKRGDKADYSDLHEKIWTYVRLIWHEAQLIDPKCDPRGQKPIPVVVEAQKRTFRYPDMATTRAGIGAATEKLLSDRVAIIGLGGTGSYILDLLAKSPINEIHIFDGDVFDLHNAFRAPGAPSKDELTKPKKVDHFYAIYDRMHTGIIRHPHHVLAEHIPIFKEFSFVFVAIDDPEARKTILEGLIGLGVPFIDVGIDIAFDKDGALRGISRFTVATPECHSHMPEVISFGKVPDDDIYRNIQVADLNMLNASMAVMKWKKLRGFYADTMREHHSLYTIATHGLTKEDRL from the coding sequence ATGTCCGCAACACTGACAAGTCGTAGCCCAGATCTTGAACGACTGGAGGCGGAAGGTTTCCGCCTCCGGATCATCCAAGGATCAGCAAACCACCTCCTGATCGAGGGCATCCCTGCCGTCACCTCACAAAGGGAGGTGGTCCTTGGCAGCCTTTATTGCCCCCTTGAGCTCGATGCGGAGGGAAAGACCAGAATCCCTTGCTCCAACCACCAGTGCTGGTGGATTGGCGAGCCACCGTGCGACGCCAATGGTCGGCTAATGCAGGAGATGATCTCGCACAACGCCAAGGAGGGCAAAGGCGACGGGATAGAGACAACCGTCGCGTTTTCCAGAAAACGCGGAGACAAGGCCGACTATAGCGACCTCCACGAGAAGATTTGGACGTATGTAAGACTCATCTGGCATGAAGCTCAGCTAATCGATCCCAAATGCGACCCGCGTGGCCAAAAGCCCATCCCAGTGGTTGTCGAAGCTCAGAAGCGAACTTTTCGATACCCCGATATGGCGACTACTCGAGCGGGCATCGGAGCAGCCACGGAGAAATTATTATCCGATAGGGTAGCTATCATAGGTCTCGGTGGCACCGGGTCTTACATTCTCGATCTCCTAGCGAAGAGCCCGATAAACGAGATCCACATCTTTGACGGTGACGTGTTCGATCTTCATAATGCGTTTAGAGCACCCGGCGCACCGAGCAAAGACGAACTAACAAAGCCAAAGAAAGTGGATCATTTTTATGCGATCTATGATCGGATGCACACTGGCATAATCCGGCATCCCCATCATGTTTTGGCCGAGCACATTCCTATCTTCAAGGAGTTTAGTTTCGTATTTGTCGCGATCGACGATCCCGAGGCGCGAAAGACTATCCTTGAGGGACTGATCGGGCTCGGCGTACCCTTCATTGATGTTGGTATCGACATTGCCTTTGATAAAGACGGCGCGCTTCGCGGCATTTCGCGGTTCACCGTCGCTACACCAGAATGCCATTCGCATATGCCGGAGGTAATATCGTTTGGTAAGGTCCCGGATGATGACATTTACCGCAACATCCAGGTAGCGGACCTGAATATGCTTAATGCCTCAATGGCTGTGATGAAGTGGAAGAAACTTCGTGGCTTCTACGCGGATACGATGCGCGAGCATCACTCACTGTACACGATAGCGACTCACGGGTTAACGAAAGAGGACAGACTGTGA
- a CDS encoding ABC transporter substrate-binding protein, with amino-acid sequence MKRREFMGLLVVSAAVPIVARAQQQPMPVIGFLHAGSPEANVKQVAAFRNGLSKAGYVDGREVTIEYRWAENRDDRLPELAADLVRRRVAVIATPGTTQAALAAKAATTTIPIVFSTGGDPMALGLVVSFNRPGGNVTGIVNTSARLAGKRLGLLRELAPETKRFAVLVTHDGPLTQATLKDLHAETPQLGLPVEILYADTADEIEGAVTKLSAGSGSALMVGPDALFTNLRTRIVTLAAQRAVPAVYSVREFAEAGGLLSYGPSFLDTYQQVGEYAGRILKGEKPSDLPVMQASKVDLVVNLKAARALGVAVPDKVLAIADEVID; translated from the coding sequence ATGAAACGCCGTGAGTTCATGGGGCTGCTCGTCGTCTCGGCGGCAGTGCCAATCGTTGCGCGAGCGCAGCAGCAGCCGATGCCGGTGATTGGGTTCCTCCATGCCGGTTCGCCGGAGGCTAATGTCAAGCAAGTGGCGGCTTTCCGCAACGGTCTGAGCAAAGCCGGCTATGTCGACGGGCGCGAAGTGACAATCGAGTACCGCTGGGCGGAAAATCGCGACGATCGACTGCCCGAACTTGCAGCCGATCTGGTCCGCCGCAGGGTTGCGGTAATAGCGACGCCTGGCACGACGCAAGCAGCACTCGCGGCTAAGGCCGCGACCACGACGATTCCGATTGTCTTTAGCACTGGCGGCGACCCGATGGCGCTCGGCCTCGTCGTCAGCTTCAATCGGCCAGGCGGAAACGTCACCGGAATCGTCAATACGAGCGCTCGGCTTGCCGGAAAGCGGCTTGGGCTGCTGCGTGAGTTGGCACCTGAGACAAAGCGTTTTGCAGTGCTTGTCACTCACGATGGGCCGCTCACGCAAGCCACGTTGAAAGACCTGCATGCAGAAACCCCGCAGCTCGGGTTGCCGGTAGAAATCCTCTATGCTGATACCGCGGACGAGATCGAGGGTGCTGTGACGAAACTGTCGGCAGGTTCCGGCTCCGCATTAATGGTTGGTCCGGATGCGTTGTTCACCAATCTGCGCACACGAATCGTCACCCTTGCAGCGCAGCGTGCGGTACCAGCAGTCTACTCCGTGCGAGAGTTCGCTGAGGCGGGCGGGCTCTTGAGTTACGGGCCAAGCTTTTTAGATACTTATCAGCAGGTAGGCGAGTATGCTGGTCGCATCCTCAAAGGCGAAAAGCCGAGCGACCTGCCAGTCATGCAGGCGAGCAAGGTCGATCTGGTGGTCAACCTCAAAGCCGCGCGTGCGCTTGGCGTAGCTGTACCGGATAAGGTCCTCGCGATCGCTGATGAGGTGATCGATTAG
- a CDS encoding ABC transporter substrate-binding protein produces MRRRDFLGVLGGAVAWPAMAHAQQPTKTVGVLGAGGAAAWAPMIAAFEQRLRELGWINGGNVAIVYRWAEGKSEGFRDIAAEFVKLKVDVILTAGSAVPVAKQVTSTIPIVFAVAVDPVASGFVESLARPGGNVTGLSLQSRDIAPKRIEILREAIPGLSRIAVLANAGYPPSTRESEIVQKVAGKVGIGVNALRINRAVDIAPAIASLNGGSQALYVCTESLVVTNAANINALARSAHVATLWGAREFIRTDGFISYGPNEVDQFRLSADYVDKILKGAKPADLPVAQPTKIDLAINLKTAKALGLVIAESFLVRADEVIE; encoded by the coding sequence ATGCGGCGGCGGGATTTTCTCGGTGTTTTGGGCGGCGCGGTGGCGTGGCCCGCTATGGCGCACGCGCAACAGCCGACCAAGACCGTCGGGGTCCTCGGCGCTGGCGGGGCGGCCGCGTGGGCTCCGATGATCGCGGCGTTCGAGCAACGCCTTCGCGAACTCGGCTGGATCAATGGAGGCAACGTCGCGATCGTCTACAGGTGGGCAGAAGGCAAGAGCGAAGGCTTCCGGGATATTGCTGCTGAGTTTGTCAAGCTGAAGGTTGACGTCATCCTTACGGCGGGAAGCGCTGTTCCGGTAGCTAAACAGGTGACTTCGACGATTCCGATCGTTTTTGCTGTTGCCGTAGATCCTGTCGCCAGTGGATTCGTCGAAAGCCTCGCCCGACCCGGTGGCAACGTCACGGGGCTTTCGCTTCAGTCGAGGGATATCGCGCCAAAGCGTATTGAAATTCTACGCGAGGCCATCCCGGGCCTTAGCCGCATCGCGGTGTTGGCTAATGCAGGGTATCCGCCCTCTACCCGAGAATCCGAGATCGTCCAGAAAGTTGCCGGCAAGGTTGGAATTGGGGTTAACGCTCTCAGGATCAACCGTGCCGTAGATATTGCACCTGCGATTGCGTCGCTCAATGGCGGCTCACAAGCGCTCTACGTGTGCACCGAGTCGCTCGTCGTTACCAATGCGGCCAATATCAACGCCTTGGCGCGTAGCGCTCACGTCGCGACTTTATGGGGTGCGCGCGAGTTTATACGCACGGATGGATTCATATCTTACGGCCCTAATGAGGTGGATCAATTCCGGCTCTCCGCTGATTATGTTGATAAGATCCTCAAGGGTGCAAAGCCAGCCGATCTTCCGGTGGCGCAGCCCACCAAAATCGACCTTGCAATCAACCTTAAGACCGCCAAAGCGCTGGGTCTCGTCATAGCAGAGTCGTTTCTCGTGCGTGCCGATGAGGTGATCGAATAG
- a CDS encoding helix-turn-helix domain-containing protein yields the protein MAKKTTLKIIKESNGGLKNQRSTGKHDFELGMRIRLRRMEMKISQSELADKLGVSFQQVQKYEKGVNRVGAARLQQVATALDVPVTFFFDDDGLGKRASDGKREVESLLFIDSAFSLRLLRAYASVKSQAVQRQFVSLIESIAADE from the coding sequence ATGGCAAAAAAAACCACACTGAAAATTATCAAGGAATCGAACGGCGGGCTCAAAAATCAGCGGTCAACTGGCAAGCACGATTTTGAACTGGGGATGCGTATTCGGTTGCGCCGGATGGAGATGAAAATTTCTCAATCGGAACTTGCCGACAAGCTCGGCGTCAGCTTTCAACAGGTGCAGAAGTACGAGAAAGGCGTCAACCGGGTGGGCGCTGCTCGCCTGCAGCAGGTCGCCACGGCGCTCGATGTGCCAGTGACGTTTTTCTTTGACGATGATGGACTTGGAAAGCGCGCAAGCGATGGCAAGCGTGAGGTCGAGAGCTTGCTGTTTATCGACAGCGCATTCAGCCTGCGACTGTTACGGGCTTATGCCTCTGTGAAAAGCCAAGCGGTGCAACGCCAGTTTGTCTCACTTATCGAAAGCATTGCAGCCGACGAATGA
- a CDS encoding DUF6641 family protein, translating to MPVLKSLSFTALPKAANDPVQLRRVKFVAKLEEQKLLLKDPSHVRTVQRWTKVNGERQATNKQYAVRPWWKTDPSGQVVMSIKFGAKPIEFEKGKAGIVVPSKEKLPAVIDTLIAAVRAGELDELFNQAAKTGTIGKAKKAA from the coding sequence ATGCCAGTCCTCAAGTCACTCTCATTCACCGCGCTCCCCAAGGCCGCGAACGATCCGGTCCAACTGCGTCGGGTCAAGTTCGTCGCAAAACTGGAAGAGCAGAAGCTGCTCCTGAAGGACCCCAGCCACGTCCGGACCGTCCAGCGATGGACCAAGGTCAACGGGGAGCGGCAGGCCACCAATAAGCAATATGCCGTCCGGCCCTGGTGGAAGACGGACCCGTCCGGTCAGGTCGTAATGTCCATCAAGTTCGGGGCCAAGCCCATCGAGTTCGAGAAGGGCAAGGCCGGCATCGTCGTCCCGTCCAAGGAAAAGCTGCCGGCGGTGATCGACACCCTGATCGCGGCCGTCCGGGCAGGGGAGTTGGACGAGCTGTTCAACCAGGCCGCCAAGACCGGAACGATCGGGAAGGCGAAGAAGGCTGCTTGA